The Candida albicans SC5314 chromosome 5, complete sequence genome includes a region encoding these proteins:
- the CCC2 gene encoding Cu(2+)-transporting P-type ATPase (Copper-transporting P-type ATPase of Golgi; required for wild-type iron assimilation (indirect effect via Fet3p); induced by iron starvation, ciclopirox olamine; caspofungin repressed; not required for virulence in mouse systemic infection), giving the protein MKSSAILESNPNQNNNVTVVLEVLDLHTAKDITDVINILDELFPKLKSKDFDHQELTLIYDSNDYDDMSILNAISEIGFPVKILSSTAPQCKTTVNIQGMTCGACSASITEALEKTPGVYKASISLVTENGLIMHSPKLSPENIITIIEDCGFDAQIESSKTKQSSAPESSQDQSKRLNTTIGIIGMTCGACSASITNVLEKLPGVENVSVSLITEEASIVHDSTITTVQQLKEAIEDCGFTPTFNKSINLNQYQNTNDSNEEVTLKIVGVNHTTDLIGLRYNIEAYLRSISGVQKFELTLRGMNASSNIMPTQVGTLITEEDTIADVKSLVNELVFQYDSDSVGIRDIIDGLNTISDNIEFMVINSLDQSSATQLKLLSKVKDINYWKKIFIQSLLFGIPVLFLNHTKNWPIWKTTMIFPGLYLVSLLELILSTYIQFYLGSVFIKKFSSFLRKKFKGATMDVLVCISTMCSYIFSLTTIIVSVWNGQKNGPPPVLFDTLVMLISFVSFGKLLENKAKGATSTALSSLLSLTPSTCTIINDIPGYQKFIEDQQSLEKSEKSNSLSMQEFPTRVISIDLVQPNDIAIVLPGGKVPADGEIVFGETEIDESLITGEPLPVYKKLKDKVIGGSINGPHLIHIKVTHTGKKSQLQQIINLVKESQVNKAPVQKFSDYIAARFVPFVLLLAIFTFILWMIICFTIHQDKLPKIFQNETNGKFFVCLKLSISVIVVACPCALGLAAPTAVMVGTGVGAINGVLIKGAKVLEKITGVNIILFDKTGTLTTGEMSLVNFQPIMSKSSITISDWWKLVGSVECHSEHPIGRALTKSAKTNLNLNFDDDHFDTTVNDINVLIGLGIQANVTLANNPQTQFNVYVGNDKLIESKFPNLLNNIDEKLLHSANTVSHVIIDGEYSGYIELTDALKSGSWEVVNYLKTQGYIVGMVTGDNRGAALKIAQEVGIPFDNVFYEVSPIHKDNVITDLHNRLGGNQSSSVNVAFIGDGINDAPALAKADIGMAISSGTDIAIESADIVLIGGRSNQTDLHGVVNALQISTATFNRIKINFLWAIIYNIFMLPFAMGCFLPLNIVLPPVAAGAAMMFSSLSVVFSSLLLKRWTPPKIETKKTFIDDLEMGNNATGGDGDGFSLKNGTIEEFNNVKRKSAVNFSSLFAKMTTTRRNRRGGGGGGGRSNGNNNQSYELVSNRFS; this is encoded by the coding sequence ATGAAGTCACTGGCCATCCTTGAATCAAATCCCaaccaaaataataatgtcaCGGTGGTTTTGGAAGTTTTAGATTTACATACTGCTAAGGATATAACGGATGTTATTAATATACTAGATGAATTATTCCCCAAACTCAAATCTAAAGATTTCGATCATCAAGAACTTACTCTTATATATGATTCTAATGATTATGACGATATGAGTATATTAAATGCCATATCAGAAATTGGATTCCCCGTGAAAATCTTGTCTAGTACAGCACCACAATGTAAAACAACGGTTAATATTCAAGGCATGACATGTGGTGCATGTTCAGCTTCTATAACTGAAGCATTAGAGAAAACTCCTGGGGTTTATAAGgcatcaatttcattggTTACCGAAAATGGATTAATTATGCATTCACCTAAATTATCCCCTGAAAATATTATAACTATTATTGAAGATTGTGGATTTGATGCACAAATTGAAAGTTCAAAAACTAAACAATCACTGGCACCAGAATCTCTGCAAGATCAACTGAAAAGATTAAATACTACTATTGGAATAATTGGAATGACTTGTGGTGCTTGTTCGGCTTCAATAACTAATGTTTTAGAAAAATTACCTGGAGTGGAAAATGTATCAGTTTCATTGATCACTGAAGAAGCTTCGATTGTTCATGATTCTACGATCACTACGgttcaacaattaaaagaGGCGATTGAAGATTGTGGATTTACGCCaacattcaataaatcaataaatttaaatcaataccaAAATACCAATGATTCTAATGAAGAAGTTACTCTAAAAATTGTTGGAGTTAATCATACTACTGATTTAATTGGTTTACGTTATAATATTGAAGCTTATTTAAGAAGTATATCAGGGGTTCAAAAATTCGAACTAACATTACGTGGTATGAATGCTAGTTCTAATATAATGCCGACCCAAGTTGGTACATTAATAACTGAAGAAGATACTATTGCTGATGTTAAAAGTCTTGTTAACGAATTAGTTTTCCAATATGATTCCGATAGTGTTGGGATAAGAGATATTATCGATGGATTAAATACTATCAGTGATAATATCGAATTTATGGTGATAAATTCATTGGATCAATCATCAGCtactcaattgaaattattatcaaaagtCAAAGAtatcaattattggaagaaaattttcattcaaaGTCTTTTATTTGGGATCCcagtattatttttaaatcatACTAAGAATTGGCCCATTTGGAAAACTACCATGATTTTCCCAGGATTATATTTGGTTTCattattggaattgatTCTAAGTAcatatattcaattttatttggGTTCAGTATTTATAAAGAAATTCTCATCATTTTTACgtaaaaaatttaaaggGGCTACAATGGATGTATTGGTTTGTATATCAACCATGTGTtcatatattttttcattaacaaCTATTATAGTTAGTGTTTGGAATGGACAAAAAAATGGTCCTCCACCAGTATTATTTGATACTTTGGTGATGTTGATTTCATTTGTGTCCTTTGggaaattattagaaaataAAGCTAAAGGTGCCACCTCAACTGCATTATCGAGTTTATTGTCGTTAACCCCATCTACTTGtactattattaatgatattcCTGGATATCagaaatttattgaagatCAACAATCTTTGGAAAAATCAGAAAAGAGTAATCTGTTATCCATGCAAGAATTCCCCACTAGAGTCATAAGTATTGATTTAGTTCAACCTAATGATATTGCCATTGTTTTACCAGGAGGTAAAGTTCCAGCTGATGGTGAAATTGTTTTCGGTGAAACcgaaattgatgaatctTTAATAACAGGTGAACCATTACCAgtttataaaaaattgaaagataaaGTTATAGGTGGATCTATTAATGGACCTCATTTAATTCATATTAAAGTGACACATACTGGGAAAAAATCtcaattacaacaaatcatcaatttagTTAAAGAATCTCAAGTTAATAAAGCTCCAGTACAAAAATTCTCTGATTATATTGCTGCTAGATTTGTCCCCtttgtattgttattgGCAATATTTACATTTATACTTTGGATGATAATTTGTTTCACTATCCATCAAGATAAATTAccaaaaattttccaaaatgaaactaatgggaaatttttcgtttgtttaaaattatcaatttcagttattgttgttgcttgTCCTTGTGCTTTAGGATTAGCAGCACCAACTGCAGTTATGGTAGGGACAGGTGTTGGAGCAATTAATGGAGTATTAATTAAAGGGGCTAAAGTTTTAGAAAAAATCACTGGAGTTAATATAATACTTTTTGATAAAACCGGGACTTTAACCACTGGTGAAATGTCATTAGTTAATTTCCAACCAATTATGTCAAAATCAAGTATAACTATTTCTGATTGGTGGAAATTAGTGGGGTCAGTAGAATGTCATTCGGAACACCCTATTGGTAGAGCTTTAACTAAACTGGCTAAAACAAACttgaatttaaattttgatgatgatcaTTTTGACACCACAGTAAATGATATTAATGTATTGATAGGATTAGGAATTCAAGCAAATGTAACATTAGCTAATAACCCACAAACTCAATTTAATGTTTATGTtggtaatgataaattaattgaatcaaaattcccaaatttattaaacaatattgatgaaaaattattacatTCGGCCAATACTGTATCACATGTCATTATTGACGGAGAATATAGTGGATACATTGAATTAACTGATGCATTAAAATCTGGTTCTTGGGAAGTGgtcaattatttgaaaactcAAGGCTATATTGTTGGTATGGTCACGGGTGATAATCGTGGTGCCGCTTTAAAAATTGCTCAAGAAGTAGGAATCCCCTTTGATAACGTTTTTTATGAAGTTTCCCCCATACATAAAGATAATGTCATTACTGATTTACATAATCGTCTTGGAGGCAACCAAAGTAGTAGTGTTAATGTTGCATTTATTGGTGACGGTATAAATGATGCCCCAGCATTAGCTAAAGCTGATATTGGAATGGCTATTAGTTCTGGTACCGATATTGCTATTGAAAGTGCTGATATTGTATTGATTGGTGGACGTAGTAATCAAACTGATTTACATGGAGTTGTTAATGCCTTACAAATCTCAACCGCTACTTTCAATagaattaaaatcaatttcttatgggcaataatttataatattttcatGTTACCATTTGCCATGGGTTGCTTTTTACCATTGAATATTGTTTTACCACCAGTTGCAGCTGGTGCTGCCATGATGTTTAGTTCTCTTAGTGTTGTGTTCagttcattattattgaaaagatGGACCCCaccaaaaattgaaactaagaaaacttttattgatgatttagaaaTGGGAAACAATGCCACcggtggtgatggtgatggatttagtttgaaaaatggtACAATAGAAGAATTTAATAAtgtgaaaagaaaaagcgCCGTTAATTTTAGTTCATTATTTGCCAAGATGActacaacaagaagaaatagaagAGGAGggggaggaggaggaggaagacTGAATGGAAACAATAATCAATCTTATGAATTAGTATCCAATAGGTTTTcatga
- a CDS encoding uncharacterized protein (Ortholog of C. dubliniensis CD36 : Cd36_52790, Candida tropicalis MYA-3404 : CTRG_05968 and Candida albicans WO-1 : CAWG_04684), which translates to MKVYNLFLIANLANGLTINPASAQPSSDVSSQADGTAAAGGDGMKTKHSFSKGISIRKDLAQDSQKESPSLEDLSQFSFDAASLKNAMGGGEDGGPKVELAARGFGEIFWQLLTLGKELTMEKVAILKDILSLLDKLKQFKKDGYKALVPEWDGIYQPVTPAPGPAPKGDVVNVENWSFNPDQQQQVESLSKNDDDDNQDLNKREANEEAEDDEEVTAAIDLGKWKSKLGGMKGGMNKGGGKGGMGNGGMGKGGKGGMNKGGKGKPQFEEECSEEEYSTEEEECDEFNNGKGNAGNGGKGGKGGKGGKGGKGGKGSWKVKRGENHSDGNKHDGQHKGNKEDNHRDSDCECGYSSSDDEHEKPKVIDKKKQDHERKKQEDHDKKKQEDHEHEKQKEHERKKQEDHEREKEDHEHEKEKEHEKEKEHEKEKEHEKEKEHEKEKEKDHGKEKEKEKEHEKEKEHGKGKDHGKEKDHEKEKDHEKEKDHEKEKDHEKEKDHEKEKEKDHEKEKPKDHGKKKEHDRFKYEDCDEFFEDHKKGKHGNDKRESKDNDDDEVTASIKIGKLKGFLEKGDKNNKNNQENKKVEEIDCEDQKENKGGLKPEFGKGEPKPGPKSGPKSGPKSGPKGGKGGKDGIEKPYESGSESESESECECFEEEEKFKKGKDGGIKGGYARGDGKDGNASNRKSKGGKF; encoded by the coding sequence ATGAAAGTTTacaatttatttcttattgCTAATTTGGCAAATGGTTTAACCATTAATCCTGCTTCTGCTCAACCAAGCAGTGATGTTTCATCTCAAGCTGATGGtactgctgctgctggtggtgatggtaTGAAGACTAAACATTCCTTCTCAAAGGGAATCTCCATTAGAAAAGATCTTGCTCAAGATTCCCAAAAGGAAAGTCCATCATTGGAAGATCTTTctcaattttcttttgatgCAGCATCATTGAAGAATGCTATGGGTGGTGGTGAAGATGGTGGTCCTAAAGTTGAATTGGCTGCTCGTGGATTTGGTGAAATTTTTTGGCAATTGTTAACTTTGGGTAAAGAATTGACGATGGAAAAAGTTGCCATTTTGAAAGATATTTTGAGTTTATTGGATAAACTTAAGCAATTCAAAAAGGATGGTTATAAAGCTTTGGTTCCTGAATGGGATGGTATTTATCAACCAGTTACTCCTGCTCCTGGTCCTGCTCCTAAAGGTGATGTTGttaatgttgaaaattGGAGTTTTAATCCtgatcaacaacaacaagttgAGTCTCTTTCTAagaatgatgatgatgacaatCAAGACTTGAATAAACGTGAAGCTAATGAAGAGgctgaagatgatgaagaggTTACTGCTGCTATTGATTTAGGGAAATGGAAATCTAAATTAGGAGGTATGAAAGGTGGTATGAACAAAGGCGGTGGTAAAGGTGGAATGGGAAACGGTGGAATGGGTAAAGGTGGAAAAGGAGGAATGAATAAAGGGGGTAAAGGAAAACCAcaatttgaagaagaatgCCTGGAAGAGGAATACTctactgaagaagaagaatgtGACGAGTTTAACAATGGTAAAGGAAATGCTGGCAACGGTGGTAAAGGCGGAAAAGGTGGTAAAGGTGGTAAAGGTGGTAAAGGTGGTAAAGGCAGTTGGAAAGTCAAGCGTGGTGAAAATCATTCAGATGGAAATAAACATGATGGACAACATAAAGGTAATAAAGAAGATAATCACCGTGATTCAGATTGTGAATGTGGTTACTCTTCATCCGACGATGAACATGAAAAACCAAAggtaattgataaaaagaaacaagacCATGAGAGAAAGAAGCAAGAGGATCATGATAAGAAGAAGCAAGAAGATCATGAACATGAAAAGCAAAAGGAACatgaaagaaagaaacaagaagaTCATGAACGTGAAAAGGAAGATCATGAACATGAAAAAGAGAAGGAACATGAAAAAGAGAAGGAACATGAAAAAGAGAAGGAACATGAAAAAGAGAAGGAACatgaaaaggaaaaggaaaaagaccatggaaaggaaaaagaaaaggaaaaagaacaTGAAAAGGAGAAAGAACACGGAAAGGGAAAGGACCATGGAAAGGAAAAGGACCAtgagaaagaaaaggatcatgagaaagaaaaggatcatgagaaagaaaaggatcatgagaaagaaaaggatcatgaaaaggaaaaggaaaaggatcatgaaaaagagaaacCTAAAGACCATggtaaaaagaaagaacatGATCGTTTCAAATATGAAGATTgtgatgaattttttgaagaCCATAAGAAAGGTAAACATGGTAATGATAAGCGTGAATCCAAAGAcaacgatgatgatgaagtcactgcatcaattaaaattggtAAATTGAAAGGGTTTCTTGAAAAAGgtgataaaaataataaaaataatcaagaaaataaaaaagttgaagaaattgattgcgaagatcaaaaagaaaataaaggGGGGTTAAAACCTGAATTCGGTAAAGGTGAACCTAAACCAGGACCCAAAAGTGGACCCAAAAGTGGACCCAAAAGTGGACCAAAAGGTGGTAAAGGTGGAAAAGATGGGATTGAAAAACCATATGAATCTGGATCTGAGTCGGAATCTGAATCTGAATGTGAATgttttgaagaagaagagaaatttaaaaaaggTAAAGATGGTGGTATCAAAGGTGGATATGCAAGAGGAGATGGTAAAGATGGAAATGCGAGCAATCGCAAAAGCAAAGGTGGGAAGTTTTAA
- a CDS encoding uncharacterized protein (Ortholog of C. dubliniensis CD36 : Cd36_52800, C. parapsilosis CDC317 : CPAR2_303110, Candida tenuis NRRL Y-1498 : CANTEDRAFT_92321 and Debaryomyces hansenii CBS767 : DEHA2G07964g), with amino-acid sequence MGLKNHMNSDSSRNSNSNVNVLKKKRNLKKVKMVVSKVDMQEEMVKMEMRAIAKAKVGSFNLVSQGSDKQQDELTIAKLKENKVVKENELFGMNDEIEELEKRAGKFWKWKGGSKNKEYSGFKEEDYIEEDKVSKKKVIKDKLIGKFKKQGDNEFGLSADDDPDDRDLVDELLLRVFNSLKGSGFINDIIRMSLTDPRVRSGMIDMTIRLLNAEVIPWDDIFIALKRHGLAIDVIKFTFTDAQTRVGLAAFVIELLPALVTSGALDLRQILETVPRLQEESIKMYNGGNRTHNSTDPADSGNRNHGFEDSVGSIIDSENQAESGINEHVIPKKNSSSINPISKETPTPDVPKVTIPSEKNSSDNYNDQVKNDGKESKSSLNDKEKEKPMNLPDVPLIDNPKNWDDKTLEEKVEEYKKLKEQYDEARRKLVTNENSDLIRDHTYFNNPEKLKNIKPLFPKTGVKYTNNTSNGTVGNHAAPYPRVRIFYDGTFVPNYPVDFKPPIAGGPSTNFEPNSNSIKPNAEPTVGVAT; translated from the coding sequence ATGGGATTGAAAAACCATATGAATCTGGATCTGAGTCGGAATCTGAATCTGAATGTGAATgttttgaagaagaagagaaatttaaaaaaggTAAAGATGGTGGTATCAAAGGTGGATATGCAAGAGGAGATGGTAAAGATGGAAATGCGAGCAATCGCAAAAGCAAAGGTGGGAAGTTTTAATTTAGTATCACAAGGAAGTGATAAACAGCAAGATGAATTGACAATtgcaaaattgaaagaaaataaagttgtaaaagaaaatgaactTTTTGGAATGAATGATGAGATTGAAGAGTTGGAAAAGCGTGCAGGGAAGTTTTGGAAATGGAAAGGTGGGtctaaaaataaagaatattCTGGttttaaagaagaagattatATTGAAGAAGACAAAGTTTCTAAAAAGAAGGTGATAAAGGACAAGTTGATTggtaaatttaaaaaacaGGGGGATAACGAGTTTGGTTTGTCGGCTGATGATGACCCTGATGACAGGGATTTGGTGGATGAGTTGTTGCTCAGGGTGTTTAATCTGTTAAAGGGTTCGGGGTTCATTAACGATATTATTAGGATGTCTTTGACTGATCCACGTGTGAGACTGGGAATGATTGATATGACTATACGATTATTGAATGCAGAAGTGATTCCATGGgatgatatttttattgCTTTGAAACGGCATGGTTTGGCTATTGATGTGATTAAGTTTACTTTTACTGATGCTCAAACAAGAGTTGGATTGGCTGCATTtgttattgaattgttgCCTGCTTTGGTGACTTCTGGGGCTCTTGACCTAAGACAGATTCTTGAAACAGTTCCAAGACTTCAAGAGGAGCTGATTAAAATGTACAATGGTGGTAATCGGACACATAACTCAACCGACCCGGCTGACAGTGGAAACAGAAATCATGGATTTGAAGATAGTGTTGGTAGTATAATTGATAGTGAAAATCAAGCTGAAAGTGGTATCAATGAACATGTTATCccaaaaaagaattcaTCGTCAATAAACCCAATTTCAAAGGAAACTCCTACTCCAGATGTACCAAAAGTGACAATTCCAAGTGAAAAGAATAGCTCTGACAATTACAATGATCAAGTGAAAAATGATGGGAAGGAATCAAAGTCATCGTTGaatgataaagaaaaagaaaaaccaaTGAACTTACCTGATGTCcctttaattgataatccAAAGAACTGGGATGATAAGACATTGGAAGAAAAAGTGGAGGAATATAAAAAACTAAAGGAGCAGTATGATGAAGCAAGGAGGAAACTAGTGACTAATGAAAATCTGGATTTGATACGAGATCATACTTATTTCAATAACCCggaaaaattgaagaacaTTAAACCATTGTTTCCCAAGACTGGAGTGAAGTATACTAACAATACTAGTAATGGTACTGTTGGCAATCATGCTGCTCCTTATCCAAGAGTGAGAATATTTTATGATGGTACTTTTGTTCCCAATTACCCAGTTGATTTTAAACCTCCTATTGCTGGTGGTCCTCTGACTAATTTTGAACCtaattccaattcaattaaaccTAATGCTGAACCTACTGTTGGTGTTGCAACATAA